Proteins from one Cicer arietinum cultivar CDC Frontier isolate Library 1 chromosome 3, Cicar.CDCFrontier_v2.0, whole genome shotgun sequence genomic window:
- the LOC101499964 gene encoding general transcription factor IIH subunit 2 isoform X2 — protein MNNIAGRPLNGVVVEDDDEDEANGDGLEAWERAYTEDRSWESLQEDESGLLRPIDTTAIHHAQYRRRLRALAATAATARIQKGLIRYMYIVVDLSKAASERDFRPSRMAVIAKQVEAFIREFFDQNPLSHVGLVTTKDGVAQSLTDLGGSPESHIKALMGKLECSGDASLQNALDLVHDNLNQIPSYGHREVLILYSALSTCDPGDLMETIQKCKKSKIRCSVIGLAAEMFICKHLCQETGGTYSVALDESHFKELILEHAPPPPAIAEYATANLIKMGFPQRAAEGSVAICTCHEEAKTGGGYTCPRCKVRVCELPTECRICGLTLISSPHLARSYHHLFPIVPFVEISPSSQNDPSHNFPNICFGCQESLLSHGKYLLNG, from the exons ATGAATAACATTGCTGGGAGACCACTTAATGGAGTCGTAGtagaagatgatgatgaagatgagGCTAATGGTGATGGCCTTGAAGCCTGGGAGAGAGCTTATACAGAAGATAGATCTTGGGAGTCTTTGCAGGAGGATGAATCTGGACTTCTTCGCCCCATAGATACTACTGCCATTCACCATGCCCAGTATCGCAGGCGCCTTCGTGCTCTTGCTGCAACAGCAGCTACTGCACGAATTCAGAAGGGTTTGATACGATACATGTACATTGTTGTAGACCTGTCCAAG GCAGCTTCAGAGAGGGACTTTCGGCCAAGTAGGATGGCTGTGATCGCGAAGCAGGTTGAGGCATTTATCAGGGAGTTCTTTGATCAGAATCCACTAAGTCATGTTGGTTTGGTCACTACAAAAGATGGGGTTGCTCAAAGCTTGACAGATCTTGGTGGCAGTCCTGAGTCCCACATCAAAGCTTTGATGGGTAAACTAGAATGCTCAGGTGATGCCTCCCTACAAAACGCTCTAGATCTTGTTCATGACAATCTAAATCAAATCCCATCATATGGTCATCGAGAAGTTCTGATTTTATATTCGGCCCTCAGTACATGCGATCCTGGTGATCTCATGGAAACTATCCAGAAATGCAAAAAGAGTAAAATAAGATGCTCTGTCATTGGTCTTGCAGCTGAAATGTTTATATGCAAGCATCTTTGCCAAGAAACTGGAGGAACGTATTCAGTTGCACTAGATGAG TCCCACTTTAAAGAGTTAATTCTAGAGCATGCTCCACCACCTCCAGCAATAGCAGAGTACGCTACTGCTAATTTAATTAAGATGGGTTTCCCGCAAAGAGCAGCTGAGGGTTCTGTTGCAATTTGTACATGTCATGAGGAGGCAAAGACCGGAGGGGGATATACTTGTCCAAGATGCAAAGTTCGTGTCTGTGAGCTTCCTACAGAATGCCGCATTTGTGGATTGACCCTTATTTCTTCGCCCCATTTGGCAAGGTCGTATCATCATCTCTTCCCTATAGTGCCGTTTGTTGAGATCTCTCCATCGTCTCAAAATGATCCAAGCCACAATTTTCCCAATATTTGTTTTGGTTGTCAAGAAAGTCTTCTTAGTCATGGTAAGTATTTGCTGAACGGTTGA
- the LOC101499964 gene encoding general transcription factor IIH subunit 2 isoform X1, translating to MNNIAGRPLNGVVVEDDDEDEANGDGLEAWERAYTEDRSWESLQEDESGLLRPIDTTAIHHAQYRRRLRALAATAATARIQKGLIRYMYIVVDLSKAASERDFRPSRMAVIAKQVEAFIREFFDQNPLSHVGLVTTKDGVAQSLTDLGGSPESHIKALMGKLECSGDASLQNALDLVHDNLNQIPSYGHREVLILYSALSTCDPGDLMETIQKCKKSKIRCSVIGLAAEMFICKHLCQETGGTYSVALDESHFKELILEHAPPPPAIAEYATANLIKMGFPQRAAEGSVAICTCHEEAKTGGGYTCPRCKVRVCELPTECRICGLTLISSPHLARSYHHLFPIVPFVEISPSSQNDPSHNFPNICFGCQESLLSHGNKPELSVSCPKCKQQFCLDCDIYIHESLHNCPGCESFRHSKSVTIA from the exons ATGAATAACATTGCTGGGAGACCACTTAATGGAGTCGTAGtagaagatgatgatgaagatgagGCTAATGGTGATGGCCTTGAAGCCTGGGAGAGAGCTTATACAGAAGATAGATCTTGGGAGTCTTTGCAGGAGGATGAATCTGGACTTCTTCGCCCCATAGATACTACTGCCATTCACCATGCCCAGTATCGCAGGCGCCTTCGTGCTCTTGCTGCAACAGCAGCTACTGCACGAATTCAGAAGGGTTTGATACGATACATGTACATTGTTGTAGACCTGTCCAAG GCAGCTTCAGAGAGGGACTTTCGGCCAAGTAGGATGGCTGTGATCGCGAAGCAGGTTGAGGCATTTATCAGGGAGTTCTTTGATCAGAATCCACTAAGTCATGTTGGTTTGGTCACTACAAAAGATGGGGTTGCTCAAAGCTTGACAGATCTTGGTGGCAGTCCTGAGTCCCACATCAAAGCTTTGATGGGTAAACTAGAATGCTCAGGTGATGCCTCCCTACAAAACGCTCTAGATCTTGTTCATGACAATCTAAATCAAATCCCATCATATGGTCATCGAGAAGTTCTGATTTTATATTCGGCCCTCAGTACATGCGATCCTGGTGATCTCATGGAAACTATCCAGAAATGCAAAAAGAGTAAAATAAGATGCTCTGTCATTGGTCTTGCAGCTGAAATGTTTATATGCAAGCATCTTTGCCAAGAAACTGGAGGAACGTATTCAGTTGCACTAGATGAG TCCCACTTTAAAGAGTTAATTCTAGAGCATGCTCCACCACCTCCAGCAATAGCAGAGTACGCTACTGCTAATTTAATTAAGATGGGTTTCCCGCAAAGAGCAGCTGAGGGTTCTGTTGCAATTTGTACATGTCATGAGGAGGCAAAGACCGGAGGGGGATATACTTGTCCAAGATGCAAAGTTCGTGTCTGTGAGCTTCCTACAGAATGCCGCATTTGTGGATTGACCCTTATTTCTTCGCCCCATTTGGCAAGGTCGTATCATCATCTCTTCCCTATAGTGCCGTTTGTTGAGATCTCTCCATCGTCTCAAAATGATCCAAGCCACAATTTTCCCAATATTTGTTTTGGTTGTCAAGAAAGTCTTCTTAGTCATG GAAACAAGCCTGAACTTTCTGTCTCTTGTCCAAAATGCAAACAACAATTCTGTCTTGATTGCGACATCTACATTCACGAGAGCTTACATAATTGCCCAGGCTGTGAGAGTTTCAGGCATTCTAAGTCAGTTACTATTGCCTAA